The genomic window TGGGTTACCTCGGTTACGTCGCGATCATGATCTTCCGGAATACCACTTCGGGCGAAGTCGACTTCTTGAATCTTCTGCTGTGGTCCTCCATGGCAGTCGCCTTGGCATCGACGGCGATTGGTCTGTTCCTAGCCCTGCACTACGCACGCACGCTTCCCAAAACCAGCGACGAACTAGCCGCTCCACAAGTTTCTTTGTTGTAAAGGTTTCGCCCACGTTGACTGTCGACCATCACGATGCGGATTTAATTGTTATTGGCGGAGGCGTGCTGGGGGCGTTCCATGCCTATCACGCTCTTCAACGCGGCTTAAAGGTAATCCTGCTGGAACGACACGCCGCGCCGCAAGGAGCCACGGTGCGCAACTTCGGCCAGGTGGTGCCTTCGGGACTGGACCAGCACTGGCAGCAGTTTGGCCGCCAAAGTTTGCAGATCTACAATACGATTCAAGCTCAATTCGATATTTCGATTCGACAACAAGGCAGCGTATACATCGCCTCGGATGCCGAAGAGTTGACGCTGATCGAAGAACTGCACGCGATCAATGCGGCCAACGATTACACATCGCAATTGTGGACGGCGGCGGAGTGTCGTCAGCGATACCCGCAGCTGAGAAGCGATTATTGCGGTGGTGGCTTGTTCTTTCCCGATGAATTGTCGGTAAACCCACGCATGATGGTGCACCGTTTACACCAGTTCCTCGCTCAACAACCGGGCTTTAACAGCCACTTCCAAACGCCCGTCTGCGAATTGGCTTCAGCCGCCCACGGCCGCGTCCAGGCGACAAGCACCGACGGCCGACGGTTCACCGCCGACAAGGCCTTGGTCTGCTGTGGAAGTGAGTTTCAGATGCTGTTTCCCCAACTGTTTCATGCCAGCGACCTGCAAGCCGTCAAGCTGCAGATGCTGCGACTGAAACCTCAGTCGAGCATGCAGCTGCCCGGAAATATTCTCACCGGTCGCTCGATCCGCCGCTATGAAAGTTTTTCGCAGTGTCCTTCCTGGCATGAAATTCAAGCACGTCAAGACGCTGATGACTTCGCCGCGAAGTGGGGAATCCATATCCTGTTCAAGCAAGAAGCCGACGGAGGCATCATTCTGGGCGACTCACACGAATACGCGCCGGCCTCCCAGATCGATACTCTGGACTTTGACATTCGCAGCGATATCAACCAGTGTTTCATCGACGAAGGCCGGCAGATCTTTGATTTGGCGTCCTGGGACATCGAAACGTCATGGTACGGTGTGTACTGCCAAACCAAAAATCCTGCGGGGATTTTTACCCAAACCATCGATAACCACATCCACATCGTTACCGGCATTGGCGGCAAAGGCATGACCAGCAGTGCCGGATTTGCCAAGCAGCATCTGGAAGAGATTTACAATGATTGAATTAGTCGTTTTTGACATGGCGGGCACGACCGTTGATGAAGACAACGTGGTCTACAAAACCGTCCGCGCGGCGATCAACGCAGCCGGCTACGCGTTTACGCAGGATCAAGTCCAAGCAGCCGGTGCGGGCAAAGAAAAATCGCAGGCGATCCGCGACGTGTTGGCCCTCGATGGCAACCCTCACAGCGACGAAGAAGTGGCAGCGATCTTTTCCGACTTCAAACAGCGACTGGCTCAGGCCTACACGGATTTGGACGTCCGCGAACAACCAGGCGCCACCGACGTGTTCGCCGCTCTTCGCGACCGCGGCATCAAAGTTGTGCTCAACACCGGATACGATCGTGCCACGGCGGAAGGTCTGATCAAAAAAATCGGCTGGACGGTCGGCGAGCAAGTTGACGCATTGGTCACGGCCAGCGATGTCAGCAACGGCCGCCCGGCACCCGACATGATCCAAAAAGCGATGCAGCTGACGGGCGTCGCCTCGCCCCAAGCCGTGGCCAAAGTCGGCGATTCGGGCATCGATATCGAAGAAGGACAAAACGCCGATTGCGGCATGACCTTCGGCATCACCACAGGGGCCCAGAATGAGGCGCTCTTGCAACAATCCAAGCCCACGGCCATCCTGCACAGTCTATCGGAATTGCTAGACGCCCTCGCCCAACCCGTCTCCCCGTAGCCGAAGTCGCCAGACTTTGGACACACCCCCCATGAACCACGCCCCCGCTTCCCCCTCACACCCGCTGGTCGAACAGACCGAGGCCATCGTGCGGCAACGCATGGCTGGTCAGCAAGCCGGCCACGGCATCGACCACGTGTTGCGCGTGCTGCAATCCGCGCGTGAAATTCAGCGGCATGTCGGTGGCGATCCGTTGACGATCGACCTAGCCGTGCTGCTGCACGACGTGGGGGATGCCAAGTTTCATGATGGGGTCGAACGCAGCGAAGAGTTTGCGCGGGAAATTTTAGGGGAACTGGGCGCGGATGAAACGCTGGTCGAACACGTCGCCCATATCGTCAACAACATCTCGTTCCGCAAAGGCGACGCGGCGGAGCCGCTGACGCTGGAGGGAAAGATTGTCCAAGACGCCGACCGCTTGGACGCATTGGGCGCGATCGGCATCGTAAGGACGATCGAATACGGAGCCGCATTTGGTCAGCCGTTTTATTCGCACGACGGGGAGACGAGTAAGACCGGAGTCGGGCATTTCCACGACAAACTATTCAAATTGAAAGACCTGCTGAACACCGACGCCGCGCGACAAATGGCCGAACAGCGCGAACAATTCATGCACGCCTTCCTGGAACAGTTCTTTTCGGAATGCGGCACAGGGTCACGCTAAGTCAATTCGAGTCAAACCAGTATTGAATCACACGCGGCTCTGAATAGCCGTGCCGCACGCCGCGTTTGAACAATTCGTAGGCCGGCCGGCGCGGTTCATCGAGTCCGGAATCGCCTCGATAAATGGGCCACAATACATAGTTGGGCACGGCGTAGTCATCCCACGCCCACTGATACAGCGGTTCGGTCAACAGAATGAGAGTGTTGTCTTCGGGGGCTTGTTCGTCCGAGCTAAACTTCTCTTCGAACCCATCAAACATTTCCGAGTTCAGGAACGCGTCGTCGTCCGATGTTTCGAGGTCATCCTCTTCCGCCACTCGAACCAATTTCGGCGGGTCTCCCACGCATTCCAGCCCGTCCTCCGAATCCGCCGCCTTGGCAATTGCCAGCAAGCCAGCCGCATGGGCAAGCAGTAGCGATTCGACCTCTTGTTGAGACTGCGGAACGACGGCTCGTTCTTTGAAACTGCTGGGCATTTCGTCGCCTGGTTCCACACATTCAGCGTAGACTTGCTGCAAACGCTTAAGTATTTCCTCACCATGTGGATGGCCTTCGCAGATCTTCTCCAGCCCCTTGCCATTGGGCGGGATCAGCCCCATCAGCAGGCCTTGATTGTATTCTTCTTCCCATGGCTCCGGATCACCGCAGCAGTCCTCGATCTGCTCCGGCGTGGCAACCGCGTTGAACCACTTCTTAAACAGTTCTTCATCGCTCATCGATCGTGCTCCAGGTACAAGATTAGCTTACTTGGATGCCCATCTGCCTTGGATTGAATATACCAACCTGTCGTCCAAGCGGACACGATGACCGCCAAGGGGAGTAGCAAGGCAGCCATTTTGCGAGAATTCGGAGGGGCCGGCGTCAGCTCGCGCGAAGCCTGCAATAGCTCCTTGAGCGGATCGGTTGGCGGCGGGGGAGAGCAGCCAATAGGGCAGTTTTCATTTCACGCCCGGACGCGTGGCCCTACGCGACGATGGGATCCTGTTGGTTTACGCGGTAATGCGTCGGGGCGTGTGGATGGTGCGGACGTCAAAACACTCCATGCCGGCGCGGCGAGCCGCTTCGACGCCCAGGTCCGCATCTTCATACACGCGACAGTGCTCAGGCGGAACACCCAAGCGTTTGGCGACTTCCAGAAACACATCCGGATGAGGCTTGTGTAGCTCGGTGTCTTCGGACCCCACGACGCAGCCAAAGGTGTCCGTCAGTCCCAGGCGAGCGATGATTCGTTTGACGATCTCGCGCTGGCCGCCCGAGCCCACGCCCATCGGATACTTGCCATGGTGCGCCAGGGCGATGTCGACAATCGGCTGGATCGGTTCCACCTCATCGATGGACTCCAAGAACGCCAGCTCCTTCTGTTGGGCGACGACCGGCACGTCCACTTCGATTCCCTGTTCACGTGACAGCAGTTGGATGATCTTGTCGGTGGGTTGTCCACCGAGCGAATAGAACTGCGTTTCGGTGAAAGTAAAACCGTGGCTGGCCAGGGTGTCTCGCCAAGCGATGTAATGCAGCGGCATGGTGTCGGCCAACGTGCCATCGCAATCAAATATCAGGGCGCGAATGTTGTCAGTCAAGGGAGTTTCTCGGGTTGGGGGGAAAGTTATAGGATGAGGCAGCGTTGGACTTACAGGTTGTCAGGGGCGTTCTTTCCTGCCCGTAAACCCTCCCCTCGCTAAGGCTCGACCCTCCCAGAGGGAGGGTGAAGCGCTGGCTCATTCCATTTCGCGGGATTTGCGTTTGGCTCGCTGTTGGTCGCGGAACCGCTTCTTTCTCATCGCGTCTTTTTTGGTCTTGCGAGCTTCCTTTTCGGCGATCGCTTGAGCCGTTTGGATTTTTTCGCGTTCCATCGTCTCCGGCGTTTCCAGCGTCAATCGCCCCAATCCTCCAGACCGAAGTTCCGTGACCAAAATCCGTGACGCACGGTCAATGTCGACGACGTTGCCTTTCCCCAAGCAACCGCGTTTTCGACCGATCGCTTCAATGGTTTCCAATTCGGTTTCGGGCAGCGAGTCCAACTGGTATCGTTCCGCCAAACGATCGGGGTACTGGGCCAGCATGTAACGGGCGGCAAAGAATCCAATATCGGCGTAGTCCATGGCGGTTTCTTTGACCGAACCGATCAGCGCCAGTCGGTAGCCGCTGTTTACGTTATGGACATTGGGCCACAGCACGCCGGGCGTATCCAATAAGGTGACGCCTTCGCCGATGCGAACGCGTTGCTGCTGTTTGGTAATCGCCGGCGTGTTGCCGGTCTTGGCGATTTTTTTGCCGGCCAGAAAGTTGATGATCGTGGATTTACCCACGTTGGGGATGCCCACGATCATGGCGTTGATCGTGCGGCCTTCTCGGTGCGGGAGCATTCGGGCGGCGACGTGCCGCAGTCGCCGAATGGAGGGAACGTCCTCGGTGCTGACCGCTTGGGCGCGGATTCCGGCGGACTGTTCCAGGTAGCCCAGCCAGGTGTCGGTCAACGCGTCGTCGGCCAGATCGCTCTTGGCCAACACTTTTAAGCAGGGTTTGTCGCCGCGAAGTTCCGCCAGCATGGGGTTTTCGCTGGAATACGGAATCCGGGCGTCGAGCACTTCGATGACCACATCCACTTTGGGAAGCGTGGCTTGAATCTCAAGCCGCGCCTTGTGCATGTGGCCGGGGAACCACTGAATGGCCATGGGTACGTTGTGGGTGGAGACAGGGAAATGGATCAATCGCTGGACATAGTGTCGTAAATCGAACCGATTCTGCTAACCCCCAAACTATGGCGAGTTCGGTTACGGGGCACCCCTCGGACACTGATACAATGCTGGGTTCGTGTTACGCTGTTCCCGATCCCCCCTCCTTCGAGCAATTCAACGCCGGCTGAAATGGATGAGTTTTCCTAAGAATAGTTTGTTGACCGAGCATTTCCGCGAGACCCGGCGACAGGTCCGTGGGCTGGTGTTGAAGATCTGGGGCGGCGGGTTTTTATTGGTCCTGATCGGTTTTGCGTTGGCTTGGTTTTACATCCAGCCGGCACCGCCACGGACGATCGTGATTGCCACCGGAGTAGAGGAAGGCGCGTATTTTGATTTCGCCAGCAGTTATGCCGATTATCTGCGGGAGCAGGGCGTGGTGCTGGAACTGCGAACAACCGCCGGGTCCCTGGAAAACTATCGGTTGCTGCAGACGGATCCAGAGGTGAATTTGGCGGTGGTGCAAGGCGGATCGGCGCCCGACGCCATCCGCCGGGCCGGCAATATCGAAGCCCTGGCCAGTTTGTATTTCGAGCCCGTGTGGGTGTTTTATCGTGGCGACGAAACGCTCGCGGACCTGCGGGAACTGAGCGACATGCGAATTGCCGTCGGCTTGGCGGGCAGCGGAACCGAGTCGATCGCACGGCTGTTGCTAGAGGAAAACGGCATCGATCAGGCGGGAGCCAAAGTCGTGCACGCCGGTGGGGCGGACGCCGCGCGGCAACTGCTGCAGGGACAAGTCGATGCAGCGGTGTTTGTGATGTCACCCCAAGCCGACATCATTCGACAGTTGATCGGCAGCCCAGGTATCCGCTTGTTGGACTTCGGCCGACACGCCGCGTATGCCCATCGCCATCCGTTCTTGACCTCGGTAACCCTGAAACGGGGGGTGATCGATTTGCAACGCGATTATCCCTCCAAGGACGTGCACCTGATCGCCCCGGCCGCCAACTTGGTGGCGACGGCGGAGTTGCATGATGCTCTGATTCCGCTGTTGCTGCGAGCGGCCAGCGAAACGCATCGTCGCGATGGCAGTCTATTGCAGCACGGGCGGTTGCCGTCGACCGAGTTTATTGAGTTTCCGTTAAACGGATCGGCCCAGCGTTATTTTGAAAATGGGCCTCCCTTCTTGCAGAAATATTTGCCGTTCTGGATCGCCTCGGCCGTCGATCGCGGCAAAATCCTGTTATTGCCCGCGATCACGCTTCTGTTCCCGCTGCTGCGTGTCGCTCCGCCTTTGTACCGCTGGCGAATTCGTTCTCGCATCTATCGCTGGTATGAAATCCTGCGGGGCATCGAGTCGGATTTGAGGGCTCCCGAGGACGCCGAGGTGCTGCAGAAGCACGCCGAAACATTGGCCACCATGGAGGGGGAACTGGACGACGTCCGCAGCGTGCCGCTGGCCTATATGCAGGAATTCTACAACCTGCGATTGCATGTGGAATTTGTCGAACGCCGCTTAAAACGCGTCGTCGAATCGGAGGATTTCGGTTAAACTGCCGCGATGAACAAACGACTCACCCGAATCAGTAAATATCTGACCTTTGTCCTCCGCCATCACCCCGAATCGATTGGCATGCAACTGGAGCCCTACGGTTGGCTGAATGTCGAGCAATTGGTGGAAAACGCCAATGCTCATGGCAAATCGATTACCGTCGAACGGGTCCATGAAGTGATCGCCGCTCAGGAAACGCCGCTGTTCGAACTGAGCGACGACCAGCAGCGCATTCGGGCGCTATGACTCTGCAAACGATTGACGTCCCCGATTCGATCAAACAACTCCCCTTGTCGCAGCCCGCGCTGCGGTTGATCGATGAAGCCAATGAACGCATCGAAGCGTTTATGCTGTCCGATCAACGCGTTATCGAAAATTTTGTCACCTGCGACTTTCACTTGGTCGATCAAGCCCTGCACTGGATCCAAGAAAACCACCTGTTGGCGGGCAACCGATTCTGCGAATGGGGCAGCGGGTTTGGCGTGGCCGCGATGTTAGCGGCCGTGCGGGAGATGGAATCGGCGGGGATCGAAATCGAACCGCCCCTGGTGGAACAGTCCTGTCGCTTGGCGGACCGCTTGCACATCGATGCCGGATTTTACTGCGGCAGTTTTGTGCCCCGAGATCTGGCGGACGTGTGGGACTTGGGGGCGGGCATCGAACACGTGGAAACCGATGAGGGAGACGTGTACGAGGAGATCGGCTGGGGACCGGAGGACTTTGATCTGTTTTTCGCTTTCCCCTGGCCCGGCGAACACACGTTTTTCGAAGCCGTGTTCGAAGCCTCCGCCGCCGATGGCAGCCTACTGCTGACCTACCGCGGCCGCGAAGGCATGAACCTGGTCCGCAAAATCTAGCAGCCCAACTTCGTAGCTACGCTCGCCAGAGCGTGGACCGTCCCTTCGCCGTAGCCGAACTCGCCAGAGTTTGGATGATCCGCCGAGCCGTCCAAAGTCTGGCGACTTCGGCTACGTTGCAAGCGTCTCTCCGACGTTACCTAAAACGGCGCCTGGTACTTGCGAATAAACCGTTTGTCGATCCAACACTTCAACCACCAGCACCAGCGAGCGTGGACGCTGAACCCCTTGTACTCCAGCAACGCCTTACCGTCGCCGGTATTGAGAATTTTCATAAAGCCCTTCTGCGGATGATAGGGTTTCAGCGAGTCGTCCTCGCGAAGGGTTGCGTTCAGGTTATGCCAGAGGATGGGCGCCTGGCGGACCGCGTACACACCGGCCTTGGGAGCCGGGTCGGAAGGGATCGTACCCGAATCGCCAACCGCAAAAACCGGCAGGCCGGCCGTCGTACGGAGCGTCGGTTCGGTGGTCAGAAAGCCGCGGCCGTCGGTTGGCAGATTGAGTTTGGTGAGGATCGGTGGGGCCGCGGCACCGGTCGCCCAGATAATCGCGTCGGCGTCCTGTGTGTCGCCGGATGTGCTGTGGAACGTGCTGTCATCGATTTGCGTAACGCGAAAATCGGTCCGCACTTCGACGCCGCGTTGTGCAAGGATTGCCAACAATTTTCGCTGGCTGGTGGCGGTCATGCCTTGGGCGATCTCGCTGCCGCTGGTAACGATCGTCACCGAGGCGTCCTGTCGGGCGGGGTGCCGTTGGAGGCGAGTTCTTAAACACAGTGCGACTTCCACCCCCGCCACGCCTCCGCCCACAATCACACATCGCGGCGCGCGCTGGCAGGTCCGCAGCCTGCTTTCCCAACGCTCGACAAACGTTTGCATCGGTTTGATCGGAACCAGCGCCGGAGACTCGAAGTCTTTCCAGCCGGCCGGCATCGATCCGACTCCCACCGACAGGGCGTCGAACGCCAACGCTTCGCGCCCGGCGAAATGAATCGTTTGGGATTCGCGGTTCAACCCCACGACCTCGTCCACCACCAGTTCGCCCCCGGCCCGTTCGACCAACGGTGCCAGCGAGATTTCCATCTCCGCGGGTTCAAACTGCTCGGACAGTGTGCCCGGCAGCATGCCCGAGTAGGTGGCAAAGGGAAATTTGGAAATACAAACCAGGCGGCAAGCGGGAACCGGGTCGGTGATCCAGCGACGAACGATATGCGCGTTGGTGTGCCCGATCCCCAACAGCACGAGAGTGCGTTGTGGTTTCAACCTATTCAAACCGTTTTTTCATATCGTCATATCCGCCGCCGTTTTCGACGTTGGTAAACCCCTGTTCTTCCAGAGTTTCTTTCGCTGTCCCAGCGCGGCCTCCGACCGCACAGTACACGATGATTTTCGCGTCTTTGTCGTCGGTGTGTGCGGCGATCTTGTCAGCGATCTCGGTGTGTGGAATGTGTACGGCTTGAGCGAGATGGCCATCGTCCCATTCTTGCTCCGAGCGGACGTCGATGATCAGCGGCTCACTGGTAGATGTAGAGCCGTCTGCCGAATCCTCCGGAGCGGGGGAATCGCCGGAGTCGACCGCGGCGGGCTCGGCAGCGGGACTTGCATCGGACGCCGGGGGAGCCGTTTGCGAACAGCCACAGAGGACGACGACGAACAGCAGCAGTAGGGTGTTTTTCATCGGATTCGCGTTGGGGTAGGGGAGCCAAACAGGACATCCGCGGCGTGTTTGAACCGGACGCAATCACGGACACGTATGGATTCAAAATACCCCATGTGGCCAGGGTTTTTCAGTCCCCTCCGTATTGTCGGTTAGGCGAGGTGGTGGTGGCGTTTACCCCGTAGCCGCAGGTGCCGGCTGACTTAGTAGCATTGCACCCTCCCTCTGGGAGGGTCGCGAGGAACGAGCGGGGAGGGTGCGTTGGACTTGCAGGTCGTCATAGCCGTTAACCGCAGCCGAAAAACCCTCCCCTCGCTGACGCTCGACACTCCCAGGGGGAGGGTGAAGCATGGCCGTAGGACAATTCAATGCTACTAAGTCAGGCGTCTCCGCAAGGCGCCGGCGCGGGGCTGCCACGGATGTTTGCATTGATATTCGATGCACGCTCGCGAAAAGCTTCGATTGCGCCCCGGGGCGGACAACGCCTGCGCCTGCGGAGCCTGTCAGGTCCAACGATGTATCTGAGCTTTTTGAGGCTCCTGCGGCTACGTTTAACCCGTAGCCGCAGGCGCCGGCGCGGGCGGCCGCGGATGTTTGCATTGATATTCGATGCACGCTCGCGAAAAGCTTCGATTACGACCCGGGGCGGACAACGCCTGCGCCTGCGGAGCCTGTCAGGTCCAACGATGTATCTGAGCTTTTTGAAGCTCCTGCGGCTACGTTTAACCCGTAGCCGCAGGCGCCGGCGCGGGCGGCCGCGGATGTTTGCATTGATATTCGATGCACGCTCCCGAAAAGCTTCGATTGCGACCCGGGGCGGACAACGCCTGCGCCTGCGGAGCCTGTCAGGTCCAACGATGTATCTGAGCTTTTTGAGGCTCCTGCGGCTGCGGGTTAAACGAGGCCAGACCAGACAATGACTATCGCCAGCGGCTGCGTTTAACCCGTAGCCGCAGGCGCCGGCGCGGGCGGCCGCGGATGTTTGCATTGATATTCGATGCACGCTCGCGGAAAGCTTCGATTACGACCCGGGGCGGACAACGCCTGCGCCTGCGGAGCCTGTCAGGTCCAACGATGTATCTGAGCTTTTTGAGGCTCCTGCGGCTACGGGTTAAACGAGGCCAGACCAGACAATGACTATCGCCTGCGGCTACGTTTAACCCGTAGCCGCAGGCGCCGGCGCGGGCGGCCGCGGATGTTTGCATTGATATTCGATGCACGCTCCCGAAAAGCTTCGATTGCGACCCGGGGCGGACAACGCCTGCGCCTGCGGAGCCTGTCAGGTCCAACGATGTATCTGAGCTTTTTGAGGCTCCTGCGGCTGCGGGTTAAACGAGGCCAGACCAGACAATGACTATCGCCAGCGGCTGCGTTTAACCCGTAGCCGCAGGCGCCGGCGCGGGCGGCCGCGGATGTTTGCATTGATATTCGATGCACGCTCGCGAAAAGCTTCGATTACGACCCGGGGCGGACAACGCCTGCGCCTGCGGAGCCTGTCAGGTCCAACGATGTATCTGAGCTTTTTGAGGCTCCTGCGGCTACGGGTTAAACGAGGCCAGCCCAGACAATGCCGATCAAAGCCAATAAGCGAACCCCGCAGGGGTCCCAGAGAGAGAGCTAGGCAGCGACGGCTAGTGCGGTAGGATGGATCGATTAAACAAAACCCTCGGATTCCCGCACCGCTGCGTGACGGTTGGAGAAGTTGATGGCGAAGAAGAAACGTATCCCTCACAAATTCTTGCCTTGGATCGATGTCCGCAAAAAATTCAAACTGTCGGACGCCCACGTCCAGATGGCTCGCGAATTAGGGTTGAGCCCCAAACGGTTCCCCAATTACGCCAACACCAAAGATCAGCCCTGGAAATTGCCGCTGGTCCAATTCATCGAGCAACTGTACGAAAAACAGTTCGGCAAATCGCGGCCCGATGAAGTCATGACGATCGAGGCCATGGCCGAAGCGCATCTGGCCAAGCGAGCCGCTCGCAAACTGCAGAAACAACAAGCCGAACAGGCGGCGGAAACGGCCCGCACACCACAGGATGCTGCGACGGATGTGGAGGTTGAGTCTCCCGCGGAGGTTAAACCGGCGCCGCCGGTGGATGCCGAAGGTCCCGCCTAGCCCCACCGTACCGTTGGTCAGACGAAAACCGTGGGGCGTCCGCTACGAACCGCGGCAGGCGTTATTTTCGTTTGCCGCCTTGCTTATGCAGGATCTGGCTGGGGATGGCCAGCACGTCGACGGCCAGGTCCGCCACCATAGTGCGGCCTTTGGTCAACCAGG from Roseimaritima ulvae includes these protein-coding regions:
- a CDS encoding TIGR03364 family FAD-dependent oxidoreductase, with product MTVDHHDADLIVIGGGVLGAFHAYHALQRGLKVILLERHAAPQGATVRNFGQVVPSGLDQHWQQFGRQSLQIYNTIQAQFDISIRQQGSVYIASDAEELTLIEELHAINAANDYTSQLWTAAECRQRYPQLRSDYCGGGLFFPDELSVNPRMMVHRLHQFLAQQPGFNSHFQTPVCELASAAHGRVQATSTDGRRFTADKALVCCGSEFQMLFPQLFHASDLQAVKLQMLRLKPQSSMQLPGNILTGRSIRRYESFSQCPSWHEIQARQDADDFAAKWGIHILFKQEADGGIILGDSHEYAPASQIDTLDFDIRSDINQCFIDEGRQIFDLASWDIETSWYGVYCQTKNPAGIFTQTIDNHIHIVTGIGGKGMTSSAGFAKQHLEEIYND
- a CDS encoding phosphonatase-like hydrolase; the protein is MIELVVFDMAGTTVDEDNVVYKTVRAAINAAGYAFTQDQVQAAGAGKEKSQAIRDVLALDGNPHSDEEVAAIFSDFKQRLAQAYTDLDVREQPGATDVFAALRDRGIKVVLNTGYDRATAEGLIKKIGWTVGEQVDALVTASDVSNGRPAPDMIQKAMQLTGVASPQAVAKVGDSGIDIEEGQNADCGMTFGITTGAQNEALLQQSKPTAILHSLSELLDALAQPVSP
- a CDS encoding HD domain-containing protein is translated as MNHAPASPSHPLVEQTEAIVRQRMAGQQAGHGIDHVLRVLQSAREIQRHVGGDPLTIDLAVLLHDVGDAKFHDGVERSEEFAREILGELGADETLVEHVAHIVNNISFRKGDAAEPLTLEGKIVQDADRLDALGAIGIVRTIEYGAAFGQPFYSHDGETSKTGVGHFHDKLFKLKDLLNTDAARQMAEQREQFMHAFLEQFFSECGTGSR
- a CDS encoding HAD family hydrolase; this encodes MTDNIRALIFDCDGTLADTMPLHYIAWRDTLASHGFTFTETQFYSLGGQPTDKIIQLLSREQGIEVDVPVVAQQKELAFLESIDEVEPIQPIVDIALAHHGKYPMGVGSGGQREIVKRIIARLGLTDTFGCVVGSEDTELHKPHPDVFLEVAKRLGVPPEHCRVYEDADLGVEAARRAGMECFDVRTIHTPRRITA
- the ylqF gene encoding ribosome biogenesis GTPase YlqF yields the protein MAIQWFPGHMHKARLEIQATLPKVDVVIEVLDARIPYSSENPMLAELRGDKPCLKVLAKSDLADDALTDTWLGYLEQSAGIRAQAVSTEDVPSIRRLRHVAARMLPHREGRTINAMIVGIPNVGKSTIINFLAGKKIAKTGNTPAITKQQQRVRIGEGVTLLDTPGVLWPNVHNVNSGYRLALIGSVKETAMDYADIGFFAARYMLAQYPDRLAERYQLDSLPETELETIEAIGRKRGCLGKGNVVDIDRASRILVTELRSGGLGRLTLETPETMEREKIQTAQAIAEKEARKTKKDAMRKKRFRDQQRAKRKSREME
- a CDS encoding TAXI family TRAP transporter solute-binding subunit, which encodes MSFPKNSLLTEHFRETRRQVRGLVLKIWGGGFLLVLIGFALAWFYIQPAPPRTIVIATGVEEGAYFDFASSYADYLREQGVVLELRTTAGSLENYRLLQTDPEVNLAVVQGGSAPDAIRRAGNIEALASLYFEPVWVFYRGDETLADLRELSDMRIAVGLAGSGTESIARLLLEENGIDQAGAKVVHAGGADAARQLLQGQVDAAVFVMSPQADIIRQLIGSPGIRLLDFGRHAAYAHRHPFLTSVTLKRGVIDLQRDYPSKDVHLIAPAANLVATAELHDALIPLLLRAASETHRRDGSLLQHGRLPSTEFIEFPLNGSAQRYFENGPPFLQKYLPFWIASAVDRGKILLLPAITLLFPLLRVAPPLYRWRIRSRIYRWYEILRGIESDLRAPEDAEVLQKHAETLATMEGELDDVRSVPLAYMQEFYNLRLHVEFVERRLKRVVESEDFG
- a CDS encoding RNA 2'-phosphotransferase codes for the protein MNKRLTRISKYLTFVLRHHPESIGMQLEPYGWLNVEQLVENANAHGKSITVERVHEVIAAQETPLFELSDDQQRIRAL
- a CDS encoding methyltransferase domain-containing protein, translated to MTLQTIDVPDSIKQLPLSQPALRLIDEANERIEAFMLSDQRVIENFVTCDFHLVDQALHWIQENHLLAGNRFCEWGSGFGVAAMLAAVREMESAGIEIEPPLVEQSCRLADRLHIDAGFYCGSFVPRDLADVWDLGAGIEHVETDEGDVYEEIGWGPEDFDLFFAFPWPGEHTFFEAVFEASAADGSLLLTYRGREGMNLVRKI
- a CDS encoding FAD-dependent oxidoreductase, producing MNRLKPQRTLVLLGIGHTNAHIVRRWITDPVPACRLVCISKFPFATYSGMLPGTLSEQFEPAEMEISLAPLVERAGGELVVDEVVGLNRESQTIHFAGREALAFDALSVGVGSMPAGWKDFESPALVPIKPMQTFVERWESRLRTCQRAPRCVIVGGGVAGVEVALCLRTRLQRHPARQDASVTIVTSGSEIAQGMTATSQRKLLAILAQRGVEVRTDFRVTQIDDSTFHSTSGDTQDADAIIWATGAAAPPILTKLNLPTDGRGFLTTEPTLRTTAGLPVFAVGDSGTIPSDPAPKAGVYAVRQAPILWHNLNATLREDDSLKPYHPQKGFMKILNTGDGKALLEYKGFSVHARWCWWLKCWIDKRFIRKYQAPF
- a CDS encoding rhodanese-like domain-containing protein, with product MKNTLLLLFVVVLCGCSQTAPPASDASPAAEPAAVDSGDSPAPEDSADGSTSTSEPLIIDVRSEQEWDDGHLAQAVHIPHTEIADKIAAHTDDKDAKIIVYCAVGGRAGTAKETLEEQGFTNVENGGGYDDMKKRFE